From Kaistella polysaccharea:
ATTAAGAAGAAGGACAAATAGCGTTCGCGGAAATAATTTCTCTGGAAACAATATTTTAGAAAGCCACCAAGATCCTACCGCAAAGAGAACACTGCTGAAAAGAAGTAGCGGAATAACAAAATAATCACCGAAAATTAAATTAAATATTGAAGAAATAAAAACATACAGATGCGTTGTAGAAGCAGATATTCTTTCGTCACCATTAAAACCAATGACACCGTATTTCACAAAATTTTTCGCAACGCGCCACGTAATAAAAGAATCCTCCTGAATATGCCCCGTAAAAAACATGGGAAGTTTAAGAATAACTGTCAGCAGAATAAGCCAAAAGGGGTTTTCGGAAATTTTTGCTAAAACTCTTTTCATATTTGTGGTATGCAGCAAAAATAGCAATTTTAATCTACGTTCTTACATCAAATTTTTGCTTAAAATTTCAGTAATCTGGGATTGATAAAACCTTTTTTTGCCGCGTCGTAATCATTGGGCGAGCAAGGTTTCAACTTTTCATTATTTTCTTCGGTACCGAAATACCAAAGATCTGAGAAAGTTTCCCGATGAAAGGCAAATTTTTCTTCGCCAATCATGACCCAAAAAGTTTCGAAAGCACGTTCTGCAGGATGTGATCTTTGAATGTTGATTCCTTCAATCAAATGCCAAATCATTTGTGCTAAAAGCTGGTGATTAAGCTGATTTCTGCTCTTGATGTTTGCATTAAAAATTCCCGCGGACTTTAGATTCTGACTTAAACCGATTTCTTTCATGTACGCGCAAATTTCACGTCTGTTCAAACCATTTACTTGTGGATTAACCGAGAAACCATCACCAATACTTTCCACCGCGTCACAATTTACCGTAACCAAATCAGCTTGTCGGAAAAAGGGTTCGGTACTATCCGTACTGCCCATCATTTCTGCAAGTCTTATCACATCGAAATCAACTTCCCGCATCAGTTTCACAGAGTCATTAGCATTTAAATGTTTTTGATATCCCAAATGATGATAATTTTTAAGGCTGAAATTTTTAGAACTTAAAATTTTTGAAAGGAAATTAGACTCATTCAGATTTTCTCCTTCATTGGTTAGCGTTACTAAATTTGATATTTGAGTGTAAGTAATATTTTGGTGAGTTGCATTCAATGATGAAAAGAGCACATATGCGAGTTCATTGCTTCCACCAATTACGACGGGAATTGCATTTTTTTTCCGACACATTGTTAAAATTTCATCCAGCACGTAATGCGTATCCTCCTGATTTTTCCCAGATACCAGATCACCTAAATCGCAGACAGGCATTTCAAAATCTAATTTTGAAAGCTTGTATAATTCTTTCCTTAAATTTCTGAAATCTACCATTTCCGCTTCACCCTCATTAATCCCTCGATAATCAGAGCAAAAAATCAGCGCAATGCTGTTTTCCTTAAGATCATTGGTAATCATACTGGCAAGTTGCCATGGTTCAGCGGTAATTTTATGAGGCGGAAGGAAAAGATCTTCAAGGTTCATGAGAGATTATTTTGAATGAAAAACAAAAATAGAAAAAAAGCACCACCAAAGGTGATGCTTTCATTATAAAAAAAGGGCAATTAGCGTTTTATAATCTTTTTGGTGACTATTGAATTATCTTTCATCGTAATTTTAACAATATAAAATCCGGAGCGAATACTCGATGCATCAACTTTACCTTCTTTAATTGAATTTTCAAGAACTAGTTTACCCGTCATATCATAAATTTCTACAGATTGACTTTCTTTATTTTTCACGGTAAATTCGGTAGTGAAAGGATTTGGATAAACCAGCACTTCGTTTTCCACGGGCTGAACAGTAGGTTCTACCTTCGGAACGAGTACTCTGATTACTTTAGGTTCCCGCGGCGCTCCAAGCATACGTGTGACATCTTTTGCGCAACGGACAGACATTGCAGCTTGAGGATAAACTCCGGCACCAGTCTGCATTTTGTTATTTTCAAACTGCATCGCCAAAGCATAGCCAGAATTATAATCGGCCATAGAAGAAGTCCAAACACCTGAACGTTCATACGATAATTCGTTTTCGCCCAGCTCGCCCCGAATTCCATCTGCCGGAAAATCACCAATGTTAAAAACAGAGTTCTGGAATTTCCAACCTTTCTTTCCTTCTAACACCCCTGAATAATTCTTCACAATATCTTGCCACTGATCTTGAATTACGCCCGTTTTACCATAACTGTCTTTCTGATAGCCATTATACCACGGTGAATTTCCTTTCGATCCACTGTATAAATTGGTAAAGGTAACATCGGGCACGCGCCAGCCTTCTGGACATGGATCGAAGGGAGATTTTACATAAGCATGACCCCATCTTTCTGCAGCTTGTGAGCGGGCGTCTGTAATCCAGTCCCGAACTTCATTCAAATTATTTTCATAGTGATTTCCGCCATTATAAACGGCTCCCTTATTCCTTTGATACATAAAGTTCATCGGATGTTGTACGGAATATTTTAAATTCTCTTTAATTTTTAAATTGGAAACTGAATTTTTGGAGCCGTACACTTCGTAGGAATCGCTGAATCGATTTGCATAATCGCCCGATGATATTTTAACATAATTCACTTCATTTGAAGACGCCTGCTGAACAGGTATGTGTACCACAGTTCCATTAGAAAAAGATGGAATAGGATCTTTTCTGCCCCATTGGTAATGCAAACCATTAGCCTTATCAGAATTAATATCACTGCTTAAAGCTCCCAGATTTCTATCCATAAATTCCGTGGTGATGGTAGGCAATCTGGTAGCGCCCGTATTTACGATGTTAAAGGTTGTGGGAATTTTATTTTCAGTCGTATATTTTAGAGTCTTCTGCGTAGGATTTTCTTTCGAAACCCATATGTGCCAGCTCCAGTAAATGGGTCCGTCTATATCGCCATTGTGCAGCGATATAACAGCGTTGCCTTCTACATTCGCGGTGGAGCTGACTTCAATAACTGAATTTCTAGCATCCTGACCATCTGCACGAATCTTTACTTTCCCAATCAAATTAGGGTTTGTGGTCCATAAAACTTTAGCCACCAATTTGTCTGAAGGTAACATTTTTCGGTCAGACAAAAGCTGATTATAAACGGAAAAAGCTTTACTTACAGGTATTTCAAGTGTTTGATTATCGCTAATGATATAGGAATTTGGATCGTCCAAACCTAACTTATAATTTTCTTTTTTAGAGGAGAAATATTCGGTGGCGAAATCTCCAATTGCTGCCATATTTGGATCCTTCATGCATCGAACTGCATTCCCAGTTTTTGTTGGATTTGTCTCATTATTGTAAATGGCGTGAAGTCCAACACTTGTAGAGGTTCGATAAGGATCAGAAAGTATAGAGAAAAGTCTCGCACCATCGAAGGCGAAAGTAGAGCTCCATAAACCTCCGTTGGATTGGTTGTCCTGAAAAGTCACTCCTACTGGCGCGTTGGGTGCATTTACATTCGGATAATAAACATAGGCTCCGGGAACTGGCATAATTCCGATGTTACGGGCGCCATCTTGTGCATTTGTAAAATCCATACCTAAACCGGGATAAACTTTAATTCCGTTCAAACTGTTGTTAACAGCATCCGGAAATATTTGTCGGTAATCGGCATTTTGATCATCATTTACGCCGCTATTTTTTCTTCCGAAAAAGGAGAGATTATTATTTTGAGTTTCCCGACCGTAGTAGGACGGGATACGCCAACCGCTGGGACACGGATCCAACTCAGATTTTAATTCATAGGAGGAACTTTCTTTCTTTAAAGTTGTGCTAGAACTGCTGGCATTACTGTTTCCACCTTTTGCATTGTCAGACCATAAATCCCAAGTCATGTAATTAGGACTTGCGCCTGCCACTTTATAACGGCTGCTGGAAAACCAATTCCCAGAATTATCTGTGTTAACAATATACGTTATAGGATTATTCACGGCATATTGTATGTTTTTTTCGATCTCGTCGTAAAGCCGAATTTTTACCGGAATAGAGTTCTTCGGATCAACTTGCTTATGTTTCAAAACTCCGACCTCGCCAGTGATTTCGTAAAAATAAGAATCTTTGTAAACCAAAGGAGGGAACGGATCTTTTCTTCCCCATTGATACATTAAACCGCCGCTTTTTTGCCATTGGTCACCTAGAAAACTACTGCTCGCTGCGCCCAAATTTCGATCCATATATTGCACGGCTATGGGATTTCCATTGATATCAGTTTCGAAACCTTGCGTGTAGTTCACACCATTTTCGGGATTGTCAGTCACCCAAATATGCCAACTCCAATAGATTTTTCCGTCAACTTTGAAAGCGACAACGGCATTGCCTTTTCCCCGTGCATTATCAATAGAAATTTTTATTTTCGATGCTGATGGCTCACCCTGGGAAATAATTGAAACATTTTCTACCAAACCAGGAACATCTTCCCAATAAAGCGACGCACTTTGTACGCCACCCGGAATTGGTGTGGAGGTATTGTTGGCTTTAAGATATTCGTAGTCAGACCACATATCATAGGCCTTTTTAACGGGAATTTCTATACCGCCGTAATCCTGCTGCTGTGCAAGATCTATATCGTAAATGTAACTGTTGGGGCCTTTTGCGGCGCTAGAAGTTTGAGCTGTTAGAACATGAGCAAAAAAACAAAATACTATCAGTTGATACTTTATCATCGTTAAAAAAAATTATACAAATTAAATTTTGCTAATTTTTTAACATCGTTTGTGTGGTTTTAAAAGAGATTTTTGTTTTTTTTCAATTTTGTGCGGGTCAAATATATAAATATTAATAAAAGATAATTACCTTAAAAACGAAGAAATATGCTGTTTAAATTTTAACATTTCTTAAAAACATTAAACAAGACTTGGTGAAGCTGTCCGTTTATGAAAAAAAAATGTGTTAAAATATGTGAAAATAAATTTTTGTTTAATTAAATTGTAGTAGAATTTTATCTAAAAATTCCATTTTATACAAGATTTCGCCCTTAATAAACTATGATATAAACATTTAGAAACGCCGAGAAACTCAATTAAATGAAAAATCTTCTGACACTTTCGGATCAGAAGATTTAATTTTTGCCTGGTAGTAATAATCTATTTCTTTTTAGCAGGTGCTTTTTTTGCAGCGGGTTTTTTCGCAGCAACCTTTTTTGCTGGAGCTTTTTTCGCTTTTACTTTAAAGGCATTTTTATCTTGAGCTGTGATCCATTTCTTTACTTCATCCAGCGAAACATCGGCAAGTTCTTCGGCCGTATACTTTTCATCTTTTTTTGTTTTTGGAATTTTGAACATGGTTTTTCCAAATTTAATGAACGGACCCCAACGCCCATTTTCCAAGGAAATTTTTTCATCTTCCCACTGTTGAATGTAACGGTTCGCCTCTTTTTCTAATTTTGCTTCTATGAGTTCATTAATATCACTTTGAGAAAGATTTTCAAAATCATAACGTTTTGGAACATTGATAAAGAGAGATTGATATTTGATGAAAGGTCCAAATCTGCCGGTTCCTTTTGTTACAGGTTCTCCTTTAAAAGTTGCAATTGGCGCATCGGCGATTTTCTTTTCCTTGATAATTTCTTCGGCTCTTTCCTGCGAAATGGAGAGTGGATCTTCACCACGTGGAATACTGATAAACGATTCGCCCCATTTCACATAAGGACCAAATCGGCCGACTCCGATGGTAACGGTTTGGTCTTCAAAATTATTTAAATCAAATGGAATTTTAAACAGTTCCAGGGCTTCTTCTAAAGTAATCGTCGCGATATTCTGGGAAGCCATCAAACTTGCGAAAATTGGCTTCTCTTCGTCATCTTGCTCTCCTATTTGAACCATTGGTCCAAATCTTCCGATTCTTGTCAACACATTTTTTCCAGATTTTGGATCAACGCCTAAAATCCTTTCTCCATTCGCACGATCAGCGTTTTCTTCAACATCAGCAATCTTCGGATGGAAATCTTTGTAGAATCCCTGTAAAACTTCTTTCCACTTTTCTTCCCCATTGGCAATATGATCAAAATCCTCTTCCACTTTTGCGGTAAATCCATAATCCAGGATTTCTGCAAAATTCTGCGTTAAAAATTCATTGACAACTTCGCCAATATCGGTCGGAACGAACTTATTTTTATCTCCCCCAAACTTTTCGGTCAATACTTCTTTTTTAAGATCGGTTTTTCCTAAAGTCATTTTCATGATTTCCCTCTCCTGTGGAAGAATTTCCCTTTTGTCAACATATTCACGATTTTGAATTGTTTGAATGGTCGGCGCATAGGTAGAAGGACGCCCAATACCAAGTTCTTCTAATTTTTTCACCAAACCTGCTTCCGTATATCTTGCAGAAGGACGTGTGAATTTCTCTGTAGCTTCTATTTTTCTGTAATCAAGAGCTTCACCTACTGAAACTTTTGGTAACAATTTTTCATTATTTTCTTCATCATCATCTTCCGTTTTTACAATACCGTATGCTTTAAGGAAACCATCAAAAATGATAACTTCACCTTGTGCTTCAAAATGATGCGGCAGTTTTTTATTACCAATTTCAATAACGGTTTTTTCTATTTTAGCATTCGTCATTTGCGACGCCAAAGTTCTTTTATAAATGAGTTGATAAAGTTTGTTTAATTGTACATCTCCAATGCTTTTTACTGAAAAATCTGTGGGGCGAATGGCTTCGTGAGCTTCCTGCGCTGATGATGATTTGGTGGTATAATTTCTTGGATTAGAATATTTTTCCCCGTATTCTGAAAGAATTTGTGTTTTCGCACCATTGATTGCTTCCTGAGAAAGATTTACAGAATCGGTTCTCATGTACGTAATGTGACCTTCTTCATATAGTCGTTGCGCCACCCGCATCGTTGCTGTTACGCCGTAACCCAGTCTATTACTGGCCTCTTGCTGTAAAGTTGAGGTTGTAAAAGGTGCTGAGGCGGTACGGGTTCCGGGTTTAGTTTCTACATTTAATACTTTAAAATCAGTGCCCTGACATTGCTTTAAAAATGCTTCGGCATCTGCTTCTAGAGCAAAATCTTTTTTAAGTTTTGCCGAAATTTCCTGTTTTTCTCCGTTAAGAAAGATACCTTCAAATTTGAAGGTTGATTTTGGCGTAAAAGCGCGTATTTCAAGTTCTCTTTCTACCACTAAACGAACTGCGACGGACTGAACACGGCCGGCGGAAAGTCCCGTTTTTACTTTTTTCCAAAGTACTGGTGACATCTCGAAACCAACAATTCGGTCTAATATTCTTCTTGCTTGCTGTGCATTTACTAAATTCTGATCGATAGTTCGGGGATTCTCGATCGCTTTAAGAATGGCATTTTTAGTGATCTCGTGGAAAACAATTCGTCGGGTGTTTTCTTCTTTCAGTTTTAATTCCTGCGCCAAATGCCAGGCAATGGCTTCACCTTCCCGGTCTTCATCGGAGGCTAACCAAACGATGTCAGCTTTTTTAACGGCAGCTTTTAATTCGGCGACCAGCTTCTTTTTATCGGCAGAAACTTCGTAATCAGGCGTAAAGGTTTCGAGGTTAATTCCCATGCCTTTTTTCGGCAAATCTCGGATGTGGCCGAAACTTGATTTCACGTCGAAATCCTTTCCCAAATACTTCTGAATCGTTTTAGCTTTCGCCGGTGATTCTACAATCACTAAATTTTTTGACATCCTCGAAATTTTTGCAAAAGTAGAAGTTTTTTTTTAATGGCAATTTTTTCAATTGAAATTGAGGATTTATAAATCGTTATTCAAACAGTTGAAAACGCTTATATTTGTTAGAAGTTCGTGATTCATTTGAAAAAATTCATCCAAAATACCATCCAAAGTCAAAAAATATTTTACCGCTATTTCCGGCGAAAAGGGCTTAAGCGATTTCTAAAAGAAAACGTAATGGAAAGTGATGGCAGCAACGAAATAAAAGCAAAATCTGTTGCCCTTGGAATATTCATCGGACTTTCG
This genomic window contains:
- a CDS encoding arginase family protein — protein: MNLEDLFLPPHKITAEPWQLASMITNDLKENSIALIFCSDYRGINEGEAEMVDFRNLRKELYKLSKLDFEMPVCDLGDLVSGKNQEDTHYVLDEILTMCRKKNAIPVVIGGSNELAYVLFSSLNATHQNITYTQISNLVTLTNEGENLNESNFLSKILSSKNFSLKNYHHLGYQKHLNANDSVKLMREVDFDVIRLAEMMGSTDSTEPFFRQADLVTVNCDAVESIGDGFSVNPQVNGLNRREICAYMKEIGLSQNLKSAGIFNANIKSRNQLNHQLLAQMIWHLIEGINIQRSHPAERAFETFWVMIGEEKFAFHRETFSDLWYFGTEENNEKLKPCSPNDYDAAKKGFINPRLLKF
- a CDS encoding T9SS type A sorting domain-containing protein — protein: MIKYQLIVFCFFAHVLTAQTSSAAKGPNSYIYDIDLAQQQDYGGIEIPVKKAYDMWSDYEYLKANNTSTPIPGGVQSASLYWEDVPGLVENVSIISQGEPSASKIKISIDNARGKGNAVVAFKVDGKIYWSWHIWVTDNPENGVNYTQGFETDINGNPIAVQYMDRNLGAASSSFLGDQWQKSGGLMYQWGRKDPFPPLVYKDSYFYEITGEVGVLKHKQVDPKNSIPVKIRLYDEIEKNIQYAVNNPITYIVNTDNSGNWFSSSRYKVAGASPNYMTWDLWSDNAKGGNSNASSSSTTLKKESSSYELKSELDPCPSGWRIPSYYGRETQNNNLSFFGRKNSGVNDDQNADYRQIFPDAVNNSLNGIKVYPGLGMDFTNAQDGARNIGIMPVPGAYVYYPNVNAPNAPVGVTFQDNQSNGGLWSSTFAFDGARLFSILSDPYRTSTSVGLHAIYNNETNPTKTGNAVRCMKDPNMAAIGDFATEYFSSKKENYKLGLDDPNSYIISDNQTLEIPVSKAFSVYNQLLSDRKMLPSDKLVAKVLWTTNPNLIGKVKIRADGQDARNSVIEVSSTANVEGNAVISLHNGDIDGPIYWSWHIWVSKENPTQKTLKYTTENKIPTTFNIVNTGATRLPTITTEFMDRNLGALSSDINSDKANGLHYQWGRKDPIPSFSNGTVVHIPVQQASSNEVNYVKISSGDYANRFSDSYEVYGSKNSVSNLKIKENLKYSVQHPMNFMYQRNKGAVYNGGNHYENNLNEVRDWITDARSQAAERWGHAYVKSPFDPCPEGWRVPDVTFTNLYSGSKGNSPWYNGYQKDSYGKTGVIQDQWQDIVKNYSGVLEGKKGWKFQNSVFNIGDFPADGIRGELGENELSYERSGVWTSSMADYNSGYALAMQFENNKMQTGAGVYPQAAMSVRCAKDVTRMLGAPREPKVIRVLVPKVEPTVQPVENEVLVYPNPFTTEFTVKNKESQSVEIYDMTGKLVLENSIKEGKVDASSIRSGFYIVKITMKDNSIVTKKIIKR
- the topA gene encoding type I DNA topoisomerase; translated protein: MSKNLVIVESPAKAKTIQKYLGKDFDVKSSFGHIRDLPKKGMGINLETFTPDYEVSADKKKLVAELKAAVKKADIVWLASDEDREGEAIAWHLAQELKLKEENTRRIVFHEITKNAILKAIENPRTIDQNLVNAQQARRILDRIVGFEMSPVLWKKVKTGLSAGRVQSVAVRLVVERELEIRAFTPKSTFKFEGIFLNGEKQEISAKLKKDFALEADAEAFLKQCQGTDFKVLNVETKPGTRTASAPFTTSTLQQEASNRLGYGVTATMRVAQRLYEEGHITYMRTDSVNLSQEAINGAKTQILSEYGEKYSNPRNYTTKSSSAQEAHEAIRPTDFSVKSIGDVQLNKLYQLIYKRTLASQMTNAKIEKTVIEIGNKKLPHHFEAQGEVIIFDGFLKAYGIVKTEDDDEENNEKLLPKVSVGEALDYRKIEATEKFTRPSARYTEAGLVKKLEELGIGRPSTYAPTIQTIQNREYVDKREILPQEREIMKMTLGKTDLKKEVLTEKFGGDKNKFVPTDIGEVVNEFLTQNFAEILDYGFTAKVEEDFDHIANGEEKWKEVLQGFYKDFHPKIADVEENADRANGERILGVDPKSGKNVLTRIGRFGPMVQIGEQDDEEKPIFASLMASQNIATITLEEALELFKIPFDLNNFEDQTVTIGVGRFGPYVKWGESFISIPRGEDPLSISQERAEEIIKEKKIADAPIATFKGEPVTKGTGRFGPFIKYQSLFINVPKRYDFENLSQSDINELIEAKLEKEANRYIQQWEDEKISLENGRWGPFIKFGKTMFKIPKTKKDEKYTAEELADVSLDEVKKWITAQDKNAFKVKAKKAPAKKVAAKKPAAKKAPAKKK